A single genomic interval of Pyruvatibacter sp. HU-CL02332 harbors:
- a CDS encoding winged helix-turn-helix transcriptional regulator, with protein MPIMALLDMLGRRGALRLIWELREGALTFRALQEAADLNPSTLNARLKELRSARVVILGDQGYSLTPEGADLLAMLLPLRLWAEQWANETDQT; from the coding sequence ATGCCGATCATGGCCCTGCTCGATATGCTGGGGCGGCGCGGCGCCTTGCGATTGATCTGGGAGTTGCGGGAGGGGGCGCTGACATTTCGTGCGTTGCAGGAGGCAGCAGACCTGAACCCGTCCACCCTCAATGCGCGCCTCAAGGAGCTGCGCAGCGCACGGGTCGTGATCCTGGGAGACCAGGGCTACAGCCTGACGCCGGAGGGCGCCGATCTTCTGGCCATGCTGCTGCCACTTCGCCTGTGGGCAGAGCAATGGGCAAATGAAACGGATCAGACGTAG
- a CDS encoding histidine phosphatase family protein has protein sequence MVRHAKAGQPIGVPEPDWPLTDEGERQADALASFLEAQGIDHIYASPFLRAQQTLAPTADLMGHTTHILDDLRERRLADILIEDFVSALRDSFADDTLRLPGGETLAECRTRVKGAIRQMSAAHEGQSIAACSHGAAIASLISDLDDVEGFGFWQSLKNPHVIKLTIEDGVIGWRDVGRADGYV, from the coding sequence CTGGTCCGCCACGCAAAGGCGGGTCAGCCAATTGGCGTTCCGGAGCCTGACTGGCCCCTCACCGATGAGGGTGAACGGCAAGCCGACGCATTGGCCTCCTTTCTGGAAGCCCAGGGCATAGATCATATCTATGCCAGTCCATTCTTAAGGGCGCAGCAGACCTTGGCACCGACAGCTGACCTGATGGGTCACACAACACACATCCTCGATGACCTGCGAGAACGGCGTCTTGCCGACATCCTGATTGAAGACTTCGTGTCAGCGCTGCGTGACAGCTTCGCCGACGACACTCTGCGTCTGCCCGGCGGTGAAACCCTCGCGGAGTGTCGCACCCGCGTCAAAGGTGCCATCAGGCAGATGAGTGCAGCGCACGAGGGTCAGTCCATTGCGGCATGCTCCCACGGTGCCGCCATTGCCTCGCTCATCAGCGATCTGGACGATGTGGAGGGTTTTGGCTTTTGGCAAAGCCTGAAAAACCCGCACGTCATCAAACTCACAATCGAAGACGGCGTGATTGGCTGGCGCGATGTTGGCAGGGCAGACGGCTACGTCTGA